In a genomic window of Lathamus discolor isolate bLatDis1 chromosome 4, bLatDis1.hap1, whole genome shotgun sequence:
- the MAEL gene encoding protein maelstrom homolog isoform X1 — MQQFPFLCRQKLRAGAGLLLPGGACFGAPLEEGRLRVTSGVASSEATQPPPCHAMLTKEEKMAYAEKARKLSGKKCSQKTVKKTCNLALPVPASPTAKMPCVTFPDASVMSWKNDQAVLVDIFYFLNIYSHGKLPSHCEQRFLPCEIGCVKYCLQDGIISDFHHFIEPEVPPRGFRYHCQAASDATHKIPISGFHLPRTCYAVVLWELLEFVQSARGVWPRFYCRSNDRFRISWCLNRMASMTGIESHLELLDVEDLVIELYQKKYQKEPSKTWVCRELDAFLWDFSSNTRCKWHEENDILCCALASCKKIVYCISKSLASAYGVSLTAAHLPLQDLDNGESTNTKMVILDAGRFQNMKAGGPACDRHFVSPSRHQEFVPSNCDSPCGVKTCSFYETSTMRGRGITRLLKSASDLTKPFSN, encoded by the exons ATGCAGCAGTTTCCCTTCCTTTGCCGCCAAAAGCTGAGGGCGGGCGCAGGGCTGCTCCTCCCTGGCGGCGCTTGCTTCGGAGCCCCCCTGGAAGAAGGCAGACTGCGAGTTACCAGTGGCGTGGCGAGCTCCGAGGCTACGCAGCCGCCGCCATGCCACGCC ATGCTGactaaggaagaaaagatggCATATGCAGAGAAGGCTCGTAAATTGAGTGGAAAGAAGTGCTCTCAGAAGACAGTGAAAAAG ACATGTAATCTGGCTCTTCCAGTTCCTGCTTCTCCCACCGCAAAGATGCCCTGTGTGACTTTTCCAGATGCCTCTGTTATGTCTTGGAAGAATGATCAGG ctgTACTTGTAGACATTTTCTACTTCCTGAACATTTACAGCCATGGCAAGCTGCCATCCCACTGTGAACAGCGCTTCCTGCCTTGTGAGATTGGGTGCGTCAAGTACTGCCTGCAGGATGGCATAATTTCTGATTTCCATCACTTCATAGAGCCAG AAGTACCACCCCGTGGGTTTCGGTACCACTGCCAGGCTGCTA GTGATGCCACTCACAAGATCCCTATATCTGGATTTCATCTTCCACGTACTTGTTATGCGGTTGTCTTATGGGAACTTCTTGAGTTTGTCCAGTCAGCCAGAGGTGTTTGGCCTCGCTTTTACTGCAGG tCTAATGACAGGTTCCGAATTAGCTGGTGTCTCAATCGAATGGCTAGCATGACAG GCATTGAGAGCCACCTGGAGCTCCTTGATGTAGAGGACCTGGTAATAGAGCTGTACCAGAAGAAATACCAAAAGGAGCCATCCAAGACTTGGGTGTGTAGAGAACTGGATGCCTTCCTGTGGGATTTCTCCAGTAATACCAG GTGCAAGTGGCATGAAGAGAATGACatactctgctgtgctttggcaTCCTGTAAGAAGATCGT TTACTGCATCAGTAAATCTTTAGCTAGTGCATATGGAGTCTCACTGACAGCAGCTCACCTGCCTCTTCAAGACCTTGATAATGGTGAAAGCACAAATACCAAGATGGTGATACTGGATGCTGGACGTTTTCAG AATATGAAGGCTGGGGGTCCTGCATGTGACAGACATTTTGTTTCTCCAAGTCGGCATCAAGAGTTTGTCCCTTCTAATT GTGATTCTCCATGTGGTGTGAAGACCTGTTCCTTTTATGAAACAAGCACCATGCGAGGAAGAGGAATTACTCGACTGCTGAAAAGTGCATCTGATCTAACCAAGCCTTTCAGTAACTGA
- the MAEL gene encoding protein maelstrom homolog isoform X2: MPRRKGFVSPYCCFVSEQLPELQRRRLPVTCVSDAIPYCSQAWAMLTKEEKMAYAEKARKLSGKKCSQKTVKKTCNLALPVPASPTAKMPCVTFPDASVMSWKNDQAVLVDIFYFLNIYSHGKLPSHCEQRFLPCEIGCVKYCLQDGIISDFHHFIEPEVPPRGFRYHCQAASDATHKIPISGFHLPRTCYAVVLWELLEFVQSARGVWPRFYCRSNDRFRISWCLNRMASMTGIESHLELLDVEDLVIELYQKKYQKEPSKTWVCRELDAFLWDFSSNTRCKWHEENDILCCALASCKKIVYCISKSLASAYGVSLTAAHLPLQDLDNGESTNTKMVILDAGRFQNMKAGGPACDRHFVSPSRHQEFVPSNCDSPCGVKTCSFYETSTMRGRGITRLLKSASDLTKPFSN; the protein is encoded by the exons ATGCCACGCCGTAAGGGCTTTGTCAGCCCATACTGCTGCTTCGTGAGCGAACAGCTGCCCGAGCTGCAGCGGCGTAGGCTGCCCGTGACCTGTGTCAGCGACGCCATCCCCTATTGCTCCCAGGCTTGGGCG ATGCTGactaaggaagaaaagatggCATATGCAGAGAAGGCTCGTAAATTGAGTGGAAAGAAGTGCTCTCAGAAGACAGTGAAAAAG ACATGTAATCTGGCTCTTCCAGTTCCTGCTTCTCCCACCGCAAAGATGCCCTGTGTGACTTTTCCAGATGCCTCTGTTATGTCTTGGAAGAATGATCAGG ctgTACTTGTAGACATTTTCTACTTCCTGAACATTTACAGCCATGGCAAGCTGCCATCCCACTGTGAACAGCGCTTCCTGCCTTGTGAGATTGGGTGCGTCAAGTACTGCCTGCAGGATGGCATAATTTCTGATTTCCATCACTTCATAGAGCCAG AAGTACCACCCCGTGGGTTTCGGTACCACTGCCAGGCTGCTA GTGATGCCACTCACAAGATCCCTATATCTGGATTTCATCTTCCACGTACTTGTTATGCGGTTGTCTTATGGGAACTTCTTGAGTTTGTCCAGTCAGCCAGAGGTGTTTGGCCTCGCTTTTACTGCAGG tCTAATGACAGGTTCCGAATTAGCTGGTGTCTCAATCGAATGGCTAGCATGACAG GCATTGAGAGCCACCTGGAGCTCCTTGATGTAGAGGACCTGGTAATAGAGCTGTACCAGAAGAAATACCAAAAGGAGCCATCCAAGACTTGGGTGTGTAGAGAACTGGATGCCTTCCTGTGGGATTTCTCCAGTAATACCAG GTGCAAGTGGCATGAAGAGAATGACatactctgctgtgctttggcaTCCTGTAAGAAGATCGT TTACTGCATCAGTAAATCTTTAGCTAGTGCATATGGAGTCTCACTGACAGCAGCTCACCTGCCTCTTCAAGACCTTGATAATGGTGAAAGCACAAATACCAAGATGGTGATACTGGATGCTGGACGTTTTCAG AATATGAAGGCTGGGGGTCCTGCATGTGACAGACATTTTGTTTCTCCAAGTCGGCATCAAGAGTTTGTCCCTTCTAATT GTGATTCTCCATGTGGTGTGAAGACCTGTTCCTTTTATGAAACAAGCACCATGCGAGGAAGAGGAATTACTCGACTGCTGAAAAGTGCATCTGATCTAACCAAGCCTTTCAGTAACTGA
- the MAEL gene encoding protein maelstrom homolog isoform X3 yields the protein MLTKEEKMAYAEKARKLSGKKCSQKTVKKTCNLALPVPASPTAKMPCVTFPDASVMSWKNDQAVLVDIFYFLNIYSHGKLPSHCEQRFLPCEIGCVKYCLQDGIISDFHHFIEPEVPPRGFRYHCQAASDATHKIPISGFHLPRTCYAVVLWELLEFVQSARGVWPRFYCRSNDRFRISWCLNRMASMTGIESHLELLDVEDLVIELYQKKYQKEPSKTWVCRELDAFLWDFSSNTRCKWHEENDILCCALASCKKIVYCISKSLASAYGVSLTAAHLPLQDLDNGESTNTKMVILDAGRFQNMKAGGPACDRHFVSPSRHQEFVPSNCDSPCGVKTCSFYETSTMRGRGITRLLKSASDLTKPFSN from the exons ATGCTGactaaggaagaaaagatggCATATGCAGAGAAGGCTCGTAAATTGAGTGGAAAGAAGTGCTCTCAGAAGACAGTGAAAAAG ACATGTAATCTGGCTCTTCCAGTTCCTGCTTCTCCCACCGCAAAGATGCCCTGTGTGACTTTTCCAGATGCCTCTGTTATGTCTTGGAAGAATGATCAGG ctgTACTTGTAGACATTTTCTACTTCCTGAACATTTACAGCCATGGCAAGCTGCCATCCCACTGTGAACAGCGCTTCCTGCCTTGTGAGATTGGGTGCGTCAAGTACTGCCTGCAGGATGGCATAATTTCTGATTTCCATCACTTCATAGAGCCAG AAGTACCACCCCGTGGGTTTCGGTACCACTGCCAGGCTGCTA GTGATGCCACTCACAAGATCCCTATATCTGGATTTCATCTTCCACGTACTTGTTATGCGGTTGTCTTATGGGAACTTCTTGAGTTTGTCCAGTCAGCCAGAGGTGTTTGGCCTCGCTTTTACTGCAGG tCTAATGACAGGTTCCGAATTAGCTGGTGTCTCAATCGAATGGCTAGCATGACAG GCATTGAGAGCCACCTGGAGCTCCTTGATGTAGAGGACCTGGTAATAGAGCTGTACCAGAAGAAATACCAAAAGGAGCCATCCAAGACTTGGGTGTGTAGAGAACTGGATGCCTTCCTGTGGGATTTCTCCAGTAATACCAG GTGCAAGTGGCATGAAGAGAATGACatactctgctgtgctttggcaTCCTGTAAGAAGATCGT TTACTGCATCAGTAAATCTTTAGCTAGTGCATATGGAGTCTCACTGACAGCAGCTCACCTGCCTCTTCAAGACCTTGATAATGGTGAAAGCACAAATACCAAGATGGTGATACTGGATGCTGGACGTTTTCAG AATATGAAGGCTGGGGGTCCTGCATGTGACAGACATTTTGTTTCTCCAAGTCGGCATCAAGAGTTTGTCCCTTCTAATT GTGATTCTCCATGTGGTGTGAAGACCTGTTCCTTTTATGAAACAAGCACCATGCGAGGAAGAGGAATTACTCGACTGCTGAAAAGTGCATCTGATCTAACCAAGCCTTTCAGTAACTGA